The following proteins are co-located in the Diaphorobacter sp. HDW4B genome:
- a CDS encoding FHA domain-containing protein, whose protein sequence is MQTPEIVIKRRGTSEVRVVVLKQGLSTFGREPGNTIKLSSPSVSRVHGVIKRWSNLVSLKDNDSMNGVRVNGIAVKHKILFTGDVVEVGPFEILIKQGSVE, encoded by the coding sequence ATGCAAACACCAGAAATAGTCATCAAAAGAAGGGGAACCTCGGAGGTTCGAGTGGTAGTGTTAAAGCAGGGCCTCAGCACATTTGGCCGAGAGCCAGGCAACACGATCAAGCTCTCATCGCCCTCTGTCAGCCGAGTGCATGGGGTGATCAAGCGGTGGTCAAATCTGGTCAGCCTGAAAGACAATGACAGCATGAACGGTGTTCGCGTGAATGGAATTGCTGTCAAGCACAAGATACTTTTCACTGGTGATGTCGTGGAGGTCGGGCCTTTCGAAATCCTCATCAAGCAAGGTTCAGTTGAATAA
- a CDS encoding DUF1799 domain-containing protein translates to MREAARALYESEPSDSKLAAFGFKRTDYADEGVEVWPENEQAFQLFFALRRQWRVSDGVAFGIDHNVLFARVQRLNLSDDDARQLEDDVVEMESEALAVMNEERETRAKQARKE, encoded by the coding sequence CTGAGAGAGGCCGCACGCGCGCTCTACGAGTCCGAACCATCGGACTCTAAGCTGGCGGCTTTCGGTTTCAAGCGCACGGACTATGCAGACGAGGGTGTAGAGGTTTGGCCAGAGAACGAGCAAGCCTTCCAGCTCTTTTTCGCATTGCGCCGTCAGTGGCGGGTCAGCGATGGCGTGGCCTTCGGAATCGATCACAACGTCTTGTTCGCCCGTGTGCAGCGGCTGAATCTCTCAGATGACGATGCGCGGCAGCTCGAAGACGACGTGGTCGAGATGGAATCTGAGGCGCTGGCGGTCATGAATGAAGAGCGCGAGACAAGGGCGAAGCAGGCGCGCAAAGAGTGA
- a CDS encoding HNH endonuclease, which yields MKLKTLKSSLPILNTSRVKVLDTKAGATPRIRGSQWMKTRQKALVAGSFTCVDCGRVHASNEVDHDKPLEQGGSNDQSNLVVRCVDCHKAKTKREAQERYRTG from the coding sequence ATGAAGCTCAAGACGCTTAAATCCAGCCTGCCGATCCTGAACACAAGCCGGGTCAAGGTGCTGGACACCAAGGCGGGGGCAACCCCTCGCATTCGAGGCAGCCAGTGGATGAAGACAAGGCAGAAGGCTTTGGTCGCTGGCTCGTTCACCTGCGTGGACTGTGGCCGGGTGCATGCCTCGAACGAGGTTGACCACGACAAGCCGCTTGAACAGGGTGGTAGCAATGACCAGTCAAACCTAGTCGTCAGGTGTGTGGACTGCCATAAGGCCAAGACGAAGCGAGAGGCGCAGGAGCGGTATCGCACTGGCTGA
- a CDS encoding HK97 gp10 family phage protein, which yields MAKLTGARTFTAEIDTSGLAAYLDQLGDEAEKAIRPAAQAGVQVLYERVQANVAQIGKKSGNLASSIYQVYSKTNSEEGRNAEYQVSWNRKKAPHGHLVEYGYLRRYRYYKGNDGQIRPMVRPGMEGKPKPGRRASAAQKAAYYVMLDTPVHVPGKFFVRNAATAFDAAYRAAENELLQRVLARAS from the coding sequence ATGGCAAAGCTCACAGGTGCTCGCACTTTCACGGCTGAGATCGACACATCGGGCCTCGCGGCATACCTTGACCAACTCGGGGATGAGGCGGAAAAGGCGATTCGACCGGCTGCGCAGGCTGGCGTGCAGGTGCTCTATGAGCGTGTGCAAGCAAACGTCGCGCAGATCGGGAAGAAGTCCGGCAATCTGGCGTCGTCCATCTATCAGGTGTACAGCAAGACGAACTCGGAAGAGGGGCGCAACGCTGAGTACCAAGTGTCGTGGAACCGCAAGAAAGCGCCGCATGGGCACCTCGTTGAGTACGGCTACCTGCGACGCTACCGCTACTACAAGGGCAACGACGGCCAGATCCGGCCCATGGTGCGTCCCGGCATGGAGGGCAAGCCAAAGCCCGGTAGACGAGCGAGCGCGGCGCAGAAGGCCGCCTACTATGTGATGCTCGACACGCCTGTGCATGTGCCCGGAAAGTTCTTTGTGCGCAATGCAGCTACGGCCTTCGACGCTGCGTACCGCGCCGCCGAGAACGAACTGCTGCAACGTGTTTTGGCGAGGGCGTCATGA
- a CDS encoding phage portal protein, which produces MKFFDMFRFKPEAQSRPRAESPGGIQFSGLDDPALLEFIRNGGAGSVEMLRNMAAFRSLTLICNGIGMLPTNIYKFGADKEIAKDHPVHKLLRLRPNPWQTPMEFKGQMEMSVQQDGSAYARIIRAGNRPIHLIPLEFSKVDAKLGSDWRMKYTVQTETGGQIGLDQSEILHLRELSPDGVCGLSRRKLSQGVIELARSAETAARNVFKKGVMAGGAIEIDGELSDGAFTRMQGSLATDYAGAENANKWMILEEGAKANKFTSSAKDAQQIENRNHQIEEIARLYGVPRPLLMMDDTSWGSGIEQLAIYFVQFTLAPRFTAWEQALSRSLLSDSEQERFYFKFNERALMRGTLKDQAEFFAKALGAGGHQPWMGVDEVRDLSELPESGDPKHAQVAEPMSQRKATNEPQTTT; this is translated from the coding sequence ATGAAATTCTTCGACATGTTCCGGTTCAAGCCGGAGGCACAGTCGCGCCCGCGTGCGGAGTCTCCAGGGGGGATTCAGTTCTCGGGACTGGATGATCCGGCGCTGCTGGAGTTCATCCGAAACGGAGGCGCAGGCAGCGTTGAGATGTTGCGCAATATGGCGGCGTTCCGCAGCCTCACTCTGATCTGCAACGGCATCGGCATGTTGCCGACGAACATCTACAAGTTTGGCGCGGATAAGGAGATCGCGAAAGATCACCCGGTTCACAAGCTGCTGCGCCTTCGACCGAACCCTTGGCAGACGCCGATGGAGTTCAAGGGTCAGATGGAAATGAGCGTGCAGCAGGACGGTTCGGCGTATGCGCGAATCATCCGTGCAGGCAACCGCCCGATTCACCTGATTCCACTGGAGTTCAGCAAGGTAGACGCCAAGCTCGGCAGTGACTGGCGCATGAAGTACACGGTGCAGACAGAGACGGGTGGGCAAATCGGGCTCGACCAGTCCGAGATTCTGCACCTCCGCGAGTTGTCGCCCGATGGCGTTTGCGGGCTGTCTCGTCGCAAGCTCTCGCAAGGCGTCATTGAGTTGGCGCGATCCGCTGAAACCGCCGCGCGGAACGTCTTCAAGAAAGGCGTGATGGCGGGAGGCGCAATTGAGATCGATGGAGAGCTTTCCGATGGCGCATTCACGCGGATGCAGGGGTCGCTTGCAACCGACTATGCGGGCGCGGAGAACGCCAACAAGTGGATGATTTTGGAAGAGGGCGCGAAGGCGAACAAGTTCACTTCCAGCGCCAAGGATGCCCAGCAGATCGAGAACCGAAATCACCAGATTGAGGAAATCGCACGGCTGTACGGCGTGCCTCGTCCGCTACTGATGATGGACGACACGAGCTGGGGCAGTGGCATCGAGCAACTGGCCATCTACTTCGTTCAATTCACGCTCGCACCGCGCTTCACCGCGTGGGAGCAGGCGCTATCCCGCTCTCTGCTGTCCGACTCGGAGCAAGAGCGTTTCTATTTCAAGTTCAACGAACGCGCCCTGATGCGCGGCACTCTCAAGGATCAGGCTGAGTTCTTCGCCAAGGCGCTCGGCGCTGGCGGGCATCAGCCTTGGATGGGTGTGGATGAAGTGCGTGATCTCTCGGAGTTGCCTGAATCTGGCGACCCGAAGCATGCGCAAGTGGCCGAACCAATGAGCCAACGAAAGGCAACGAATGAGCCTCAAACAACTACCTGA
- a CDS encoding phage head closure protein: MTTAGQLRHKVTIQKLGDGESEWGEPIKDQWVDVCSPWADIRQPSGLSAIKADAQVSIVRTSIRIRFRNDVKPGMRVVHGERIYNVKAGPLAVDGKRVFIDLVCEEVM; the protein is encoded by the coding sequence ATGACCACAGCCGGACAACTCCGCCACAAAGTCACGATCCAGAAGCTTGGCGATGGCGAGAGCGAATGGGGCGAGCCGATCAAAGACCAGTGGGTCGATGTTTGCTCACCATGGGCCGACATCCGCCAGCCTTCGGGCCTCTCCGCCATCAAAGCCGACGCGCAAGTGTCCATCGTGCGCACGTCGATTCGCATCCGGTTTCGGAATGACGTGAAACCCGGTATGCGGGTGGTGCACGGCGAGCGGATCTACAACGTCAAGGCTGGACCGCTGGCGGTGGACGGCAAGCGCGTGTTTATCGATCTCGTTTGCGAAGAGGTGATGTGA
- a CDS encoding phage tail protein, giving the protein MAIRLPDGATIQIATGYGTAKPVSSITNGAPGVLTSAAHAIANGSFFELKTAWQKISERIWKAANIAANTIEIAGSDTTDTNRFPAGSSGGSLREITAWTQIPQILSVETQGGDQQFWTGSFLEDDFDRQLPTTTSAQSITIGIGDDPSLPGYQALKVAGEKREIRALRVNLPDGSAILYNGYVSFNETPTLTKGQVMQVTATFSLQGRPVRY; this is encoded by the coding sequence ATGGCTATTCGTCTCCCTGATGGCGCGACCATCCAAATCGCTACTGGCTACGGCACCGCCAAGCCAGTCTCCAGCATCACCAACGGCGCTCCCGGCGTGCTCACCAGCGCAGCCCACGCAATCGCCAACGGCTCGTTCTTCGAGCTGAAAACCGCATGGCAGAAGATCAGCGAACGCATCTGGAAGGCCGCGAATATCGCTGCCAACACCATCGAGATCGCTGGCTCCGACACCACCGATACGAACCGCTTTCCTGCGGGTTCCTCGGGCGGCTCGCTGCGCGAAATTACTGCATGGACTCAGATTCCCCAGATCCTGAGCGTGGAAACGCAGGGCGGCGATCAACAGTTCTGGACAGGCTCGTTCCTCGAAGATGACTTCGACCGCCAACTGCCCACCACCACCAGCGCGCAGTCCATCACCATCGGCATCGGCGATGACCCATCGCTGCCGGGCTACCAAGCTCTCAAGGTGGCCGGCGAAAAACGCGAGATCCGCGCGCTGCGCGTGAACCTGCCAGACGGCTCGGCAATTCTCTACAACGGCTACGTGTCGTTCAACGAGACCCCGACTCTGACCAAGGGCCAAGTGATGCAGGTGACGGCCACGTTCTCGCTGCAAGGTCGCCCCGTCCGCTACTGA
- a CDS encoding terminase large subunit yields MEPVWTTACPDWADRIREGRSIIPPPIFPDEAEAGLEVLRELRIVDAPGSPRIADASGQWVFDLAASIFGAYDVDSGRRLIKEWFVMLPKKNFKSGLAASIMLTTLIRNWRQSAEFTILAPTLEVAANSFGPAKDMVHYRDDDEDESELSDLIQVQTHVRTLTHREKNATLKVIAADANTAAGKKSVGVLVEELWLFGKQAKAKDMLREATGGLASRPEGFVIYITTQSDEPPEGVFKEKLQYARDVRDGKIIDPQFVPILFEHPPELVATKEHMKLENLPMVNPNLGYSVDREYLEREYRKAESEGEASLKGFLAKYGNVEVGMNLRSDRWTGADFWQQNGDKRVTLDYILRESEVVTIGIDGGGLDDLLGFAVEGRRKESEHCLLANKAWIHPIGIERRKSEESKYRDFERAGDLVVVERPRQDVEEVAALCKQVYDAGLLAQIGLDPERTHKVMFKALVDVGIPEDLIIGITQGWKLTGAMAVAERALQAGELTHSGSEMMAWCVGNAKVVPSGNAVLITKQASGTAKIDPVMASLNAISIMATNPEAKRKSVYETRGIRFL; encoded by the coding sequence ATGGAGCCAGTCTGGACAACAGCATGCCCGGACTGGGCGGATCGCATCCGAGAGGGCCGATCCATCATTCCGCCGCCGATCTTCCCGGACGAGGCCGAAGCCGGACTTGAGGTTCTTCGAGAGCTACGCATTGTTGATGCACCGGGTAGTCCGCGAATCGCTGACGCAAGTGGTCAATGGGTGTTCGATCTGGCTGCATCAATCTTTGGTGCGTATGACGTAGACAGCGGGCGACGACTCATCAAAGAGTGGTTCGTCATGCTGCCCAAGAAGAATTTCAAGTCCGGCTTGGCTGCGTCGATCATGTTGACGACGCTAATCCGCAATTGGCGGCAGTCGGCGGAATTCACCATCCTTGCTCCCACGCTTGAGGTTGCGGCGAATAGCTTTGGCCCAGCCAAGGACATGGTGCATTACCGAGATGACGACGAGGACGAGAGCGAGCTATCCGACCTGATTCAGGTTCAGACGCATGTCCGCACGCTGACGCATCGAGAAAAGAATGCAACGCTGAAGGTGATCGCGGCAGACGCGAACACAGCAGCGGGCAAGAAGTCCGTAGGTGTGCTGGTGGAAGAGTTATGGCTGTTTGGCAAGCAGGCCAAGGCCAAGGACATGCTGCGCGAGGCGACGGGTGGACTGGCGTCGCGGCCAGAGGGCTTTGTCATCTACATCACGACGCAGAGCGATGAGCCTCCTGAAGGTGTGTTCAAGGAGAAGCTGCAATACGCCCGCGATGTGCGGGACGGCAAGATCATTGATCCGCAGTTTGTGCCAATCCTGTTCGAGCATCCACCTGAACTGGTGGCGACGAAAGAGCACATGAAGCTCGAAAATCTGCCGATGGTGAACCCGAATCTGGGTTACTCGGTGGATCGTGAGTACCTGGAGCGCGAGTACCGAAAAGCGGAGTCCGAGGGCGAGGCTTCCTTGAAGGGGTTTCTTGCCAAGTACGGGAACGTCGAAGTCGGAATGAATCTCCGCTCCGACCGCTGGACAGGCGCCGACTTCTGGCAGCAGAACGGCGACAAGCGCGTCACGCTGGACTACATCTTGCGTGAGTCTGAGGTGGTGACCATCGGCATTGATGGCGGCGGGCTGGATGACTTGCTCGGCTTTGCTGTTGAGGGGCGTCGGAAAGAGTCCGAGCACTGCTTGCTTGCGAACAAGGCTTGGATTCACCCCATCGGCATCGAGCGGCGCAAGTCCGAGGAATCGAAATATCGAGACTTCGAGCGGGCTGGCGATCTGGTGGTGGTCGAGCGCCCGCGTCAGGATGTGGAAGAGGTTGCCGCGCTGTGCAAACAGGTCTATGACGCTGGGTTGCTGGCGCAGATCGGGCTTGACCCGGAGCGCACCCACAAGGTGATGTTCAAGGCGCTGGTGGATGTAGGCATCCCAGAGGATCTGATCATTGGCATTACGCAGGGCTGGAAACTGACAGGCGCGATGGCGGTGGCCGAGCGTGCTTTGCAGGCTGGCGAGCTTACACACTCAGGCTCCGAAATGATGGCTTGGTGCGTCGGCAATGCCAAGGTCGTGCCATCCGGCAATGCAGTGTTGATCACAAAGCAGGCCAGCGGCACCGCGAAGATTGACCCGGTCATGGCTTCGCTGAATGCGATCTCCATCATGGCAACAAACCCCGAGGCAAAGCGCAAATCGGTCTACGAAACGCGCGGAATCCGCTTCTTGTAA
- a CDS encoding toprim domain-containing protein, with translation MNVSEVKDRLAQRAEDVAQHLLPNGKRKGREWTAGSVGGEEGGSLSVCVGGAKAGVWSDFATGAGGDLIDLWMACRCLTLTEAMREAKDYLGIREITPKPPEKKYRLPERPRCSTPKGRVHQWLTSAAPDGRCLTEETLKAFKVGEQVLNGNTYAVFPYLDETGQKLLNVKYRNPDKKGDMRQEKDAAPCLFGWHLIDPKARAVTICEGEIDAMTLHQMGIPALSINQGAGNHQWIETDWDRLERFSDITICFDHDEAGDKGAPEVMRRLGLERCRRVMLPKKDPNEYLQYGAEAYDFRVAVDEAKAMDPEELVSADDHTEAVIAEFWPSADKPRHPCLYLDKPLDWFEFHPGEYTAWTGWNGHGKSLLLDQVLLGLMKQDQRVVVFSGELTAARHLKRIHKQASGLDRPAPQYSRAIGEWLRERLWVFDIVGNAKLGRLLEVFAYAARRYGITHFVIDSLMMLDVPVDGQGALSAQKQAVQKICAFARGYGVHVHMVAHPRKDRDESRAPSKMDIAGSLDIVNAADNVFAVWRNKKDEAMPAEGDVDAMARWRAKQEEADGKLILSKYRHGDFQDYTQLLWFDKDSMQYRTQSRRYPLSFVDYSREESFHEKLETAFAR, from the coding sequence ATGAATGTCTCCGAGGTCAAGGATCGACTGGCCCAGCGTGCAGAAGACGTTGCCCAGCACCTGTTGCCGAACGGTAAGCGCAAGGGCCGTGAATGGACGGCAGGCAGCGTTGGCGGTGAAGAGGGTGGCAGTCTGTCGGTATGTGTCGGTGGTGCCAAAGCGGGCGTGTGGAGTGACTTCGCAACGGGTGCTGGTGGTGACCTCATCGATCTTTGGATGGCCTGCCGCTGCTTGACGCTGACGGAAGCGATGCGTGAGGCGAAAGACTATCTCGGGATACGCGAGATCACGCCAAAGCCTCCGGAGAAGAAATATCGCTTGCCCGAGAGGCCGCGCTGCTCAACGCCCAAGGGGCGGGTGCACCAGTGGCTCACAAGCGCTGCGCCGGATGGACGTTGTCTTACCGAAGAAACGCTCAAGGCATTCAAAGTCGGTGAGCAGGTCCTGAACGGCAATACGTATGCAGTGTTTCCGTACCTGGATGAGACAGGGCAGAAGCTGCTGAATGTGAAGTATCGGAATCCTGACAAGAAGGGCGATATGCGGCAGGAAAAGGATGCCGCACCTTGCCTCTTCGGCTGGCACCTGATCGATCCGAAGGCGCGCGCTGTGACGATCTGTGAAGGCGAGATCGATGCAATGACGCTGCATCAGATGGGCATTCCTGCGTTGTCGATCAACCAAGGAGCAGGCAATCACCAGTGGATCGAAACGGATTGGGATAGGTTGGAGCGATTCAGCGACATCACGATCTGCTTTGACCACGATGAGGCTGGCGACAAGGGTGCGCCTGAGGTCATGCGTCGTCTGGGGCTGGAGCGTTGCCGCCGGGTAATGCTGCCGAAGAAGGACCCGAACGAGTACCTTCAGTACGGCGCTGAGGCCTACGATTTCCGCGTGGCGGTGGATGAAGCCAAGGCGATGGACCCGGAGGAACTCGTCAGTGCTGACGACCATACCGAAGCTGTCATTGCGGAGTTTTGGCCGAGTGCTGACAAGCCGCGCCATCCTTGCCTCTATCTCGACAAGCCATTGGACTGGTTCGAGTTTCATCCGGGCGAATACACCGCATGGACAGGTTGGAACGGTCACGGCAAGAGTCTGCTGCTTGATCAAGTCCTACTCGGGCTGATGAAACAGGATCAGCGTGTTGTGGTGTTCTCGGGTGAGCTCACTGCTGCGCGCCACTTGAAGCGGATTCACAAACAAGCGTCAGGGCTCGACCGTCCGGCGCCTCAATACAGCCGCGCCATTGGCGAATGGCTGCGTGAACGCCTATGGGTCTTTGACATCGTGGGCAATGCGAAGTTGGGGCGATTGCTTGAAGTGTTCGCCTACGCAGCGCGGCGGTACGGGATCACGCATTTCGTCATCGACAGTTTGATGATGCTTGACGTGCCTGTGGACGGGCAAGGAGCGTTGTCTGCGCAGAAGCAGGCTGTCCAGAAGATTTGCGCATTTGCCCGAGGTTACGGCGTGCATGTCCACATGGTTGCCCATCCGCGCAAGGACCGCGATGAGTCGCGAGCGCCGAGCAAGATGGATATCGCGGGGAGTCTGGACATCGTCAACGCCGCCGACAACGTGTTTGCCGTCTGGCGCAACAAGAAGGACGAAGCGATGCCTGCAGAGGGTGATGTCGATGCGATGGCCAGGTGGCGCGCAAAGCAAGAGGAGGCGGACGGAAAGCTGATTCTCTCCAAGTACCGCCATGGCGATTTTCAAGACTACACGCAGTTGCTCTGGTTTGACAAAGACTCGATGCAGTACCGGACGCAGTCGCGCCGCTATCCACTTTCCTTTGTTGACTATTCCCGTGAGGAGTCATTCCATGAAAAGCTTGAAACAGCCTTTGCTCGCTGA
- a CDS encoding phage major capsid protein — MTDVTKTIEALGQAFEEFKATHAAEVKALKDGAGTADLQAKLDKLNAAMDQHTKEIEDAHTKIAAAQMSAGGGAGPKDKEYSEAFRAHFKKGDIQSALNKGAADEGGYLAPVEWDRTITDKLVLVSPMRALANVQTVSGAGHTKLFNKGGTSSGWVGETDDRPQTNTSTFASLGFGWGEIYANPAATQQMLDDSAINLESWLANEVDTEFSKQEGVGFWSGNGTNKPFGILTYVTGGANAAKHPFGAIKTVNSGAAAAITADGILDLVYDLPSAFTGGARFTMNRKTLGVIRKLKDGQGNYLWQPTYVAGEPSTVAGFVATEVPDMPDVAANAVPILFGDFKRTYTVFDRTGVRVLRDPFTAKPYVLFYTTKRVGGGVHNPEPMRALKVAAA; from the coding sequence ATGACTGACGTAACCAAGACCATCGAAGCCCTCGGCCAAGCGTTCGAGGAATTTAAGGCCACCCACGCCGCCGAAGTGAAGGCGCTCAAGGACGGCGCAGGCACTGCTGATTTGCAAGCGAAGCTGGACAAGCTGAATGCCGCAATGGATCAGCACACCAAGGAAATCGAAGATGCTCACACCAAGATCGCAGCTGCCCAAATGAGTGCTGGCGGCGGTGCTGGCCCGAAGGACAAGGAATATAGCGAAGCCTTCCGCGCTCACTTCAAGAAGGGCGACATCCAGTCCGCGCTGAACAAGGGCGCAGCTGACGAAGGCGGCTATCTCGCCCCGGTCGAATGGGATCGCACCATCACCGACAAGCTGGTGCTTGTGTCGCCAATGCGTGCATTGGCGAATGTGCAAACCGTTTCCGGTGCGGGACATACAAAACTGTTCAACAAGGGCGGCACATCGTCTGGGTGGGTTGGCGAAACCGACGACCGCCCACAAACGAACACCAGCACGTTTGCGTCGCTGGGCTTCGGATGGGGAGAAATCTACGCCAACCCAGCGGCCACACAGCAGATGCTGGATGACTCCGCGATCAATCTGGAGTCGTGGCTTGCGAATGAGGTCGATACCGAGTTTTCCAAGCAAGAAGGCGTTGGTTTCTGGTCTGGTAACGGCACCAACAAGCCATTCGGCATCCTGACCTATGTCACTGGTGGCGCGAACGCAGCGAAGCACCCCTTTGGCGCAATCAAGACGGTGAATTCTGGCGCGGCCGCTGCAATCACTGCTGATGGCATTCTCGATCTGGTTTATGACCTGCCGAGCGCCTTCACTGGCGGCGCGCGCTTCACGATGAACCGCAAGACGCTGGGTGTGATCCGCAAGCTCAAGGATGGCCAAGGCAACTACCTCTGGCAGCCCACATATGTGGCTGGGGAGCCAAGCACCGTTGCCGGGTTTGTCGCGACGGAAGTGCCGGACATGCCTGATGTGGCCGCGAATGCAGTGCCGATCCTGTTCGGTGACTTCAAGCGCACCTACACCGTGTTCGACCGCACAGGCGTTCGTGTGTTGCGCGATCCGTTCACGGCCAAGCCCTATGTACTGTTCTACACGACCAAGCGCGTAGGCGGCGGTGTGCACAACCCCGAACCGATGCGCGCCCTCAAGGTCGCCGCAGCCTAA
- a CDS encoding head-tail connector protein: MLVTLDEAIAHLRVEAGPEDNLITLYALAAEQSAMDYLNRQVFADQDVLEDAATVGGAGANPLVVNYAIKAAILLTLGHLYANREDVVAGQTVAQLPFGARSLLRPHRIVNGF; the protein is encoded by the coding sequence ATGCTCGTGACACTTGACGAGGCCATTGCGCATTTGCGTGTGGAGGCTGGCCCAGAGGACAACCTGATCACGCTGTACGCACTGGCCGCAGAACAGTCCGCGATGGACTATCTGAATCGTCAGGTGTTCGCGGATCAGGACGTGCTGGAAGACGCTGCGACTGTAGGGGGGGCGGGCGCTAACCCGCTCGTCGTCAACTACGCAATCAAGGCCGCTATCTTGCTGACGCTCGGCCACCTCTACGCCAATCGTGAAGACGTGGTGGCGGGGCAGACTGTGGCGCAGTTGCCTTTCGGCGCTCGCTCTCTGCTCCGTCCGCATCGCATCGTGAACGGATTCTGA
- a CDS encoding DUF3168 domain-containing protein — MSLETDLIVLLKTKCPRVHLNTAPYTTQTPYVIWERGGGQSVQFLEGSLGSKRNALVQITVWHDTGMDAYALLAQIEAALCASAALQVTPVSEVNDAFDDADARNGAMQTFSIWGNRS, encoded by the coding sequence ATGAGCCTTGAAACCGACCTCATCGTACTGCTCAAGACGAAGTGCCCGCGCGTGCATCTGAACACCGCTCCGTACACGACCCAGACGCCCTATGTGATCTGGGAGCGTGGCGGCGGCCAATCGGTGCAGTTCCTCGAAGGATCGCTCGGCAGCAAGCGCAACGCGCTGGTGCAGATCACGGTCTGGCACGACACAGGCATGGATGCGTATGCGCTGCTGGCGCAGATCGAAGCCGCGCTGTGTGCTTCCGCCGCGTTGCAGGTTACGCCTGTGAGTGAGGTCAATGACGCATTCGACGACGCAGACGCCCGCAATGGTGCGATGCAGACATTTTCCATTTGGGGCAACCGCTCCTGA
- a CDS encoding phage tail assembly chaperone, protein MAKIILGKRPESFKRKVKFAMLDGTEGAIMCDFKYRTKKEFGEFIDSITKTAKAEADQIGEEADTTVTLGDLLGRAVEKNAIYLLDILKGWDVDAELNQESAEQLANELPGAVAAIMETYRAAVADGRLGN, encoded by the coding sequence ATGGCAAAGATCATCCTCGGCAAGCGCCCCGAATCCTTCAAGCGCAAGGTTAAGTTCGCGATGCTGGACGGCACAGAAGGCGCGATCATGTGCGACTTCAAGTACCGCACAAAGAAGGAGTTCGGCGAGTTCATCGACTCGATCACGAAGACCGCAAAGGCAGAAGCCGATCAGATTGGCGAAGAAGCCGACACCACAGTAACGCTTGGCGATCTGCTGGGCCGCGCGGTCGAAAAGAACGCGATCTATTTGCTGGACATCCTCAAGGGCTGGGATGTGGATGCCGAACTGAACCAAGAAAGCGCCGAGCAACTGGCTAATGAACTGCCGGGTGCTGTGGCTGCGATCATGGAGACCTACCGCGCTGCGGTGGCCGATGGCCGCTTGGGAAACTGA
- a CDS encoding head maturation protease, ClpP-related, which translates to MSLKQLPELKASFGGLRSFIAPSALAKWSPVQAAASESDNTISILDVIGQDWWSGEGVTSKRIAGALRAIGSDKDVVVNINSPGGDMFEGIAIYNQLREHKGKVTVNVLGIAASAASIITMAADEIRIGRPSFLMIHNCWSVCVGNRYDMAAAAEQMAPFDAAMADVYHARTGVDPKEIASMMDKETWIGGSAAVEKGWADALMDDSEIGESDTKTKAAAVRRMEAALRASGMSRTDAQTLLSDFKSGLSDSVGNGGLSDSAANQVAATSLQNLISAMKGKQ; encoded by the coding sequence ATGAGCCTCAAACAACTACCTGAACTGAAAGCGAGCTTTGGCGGACTTCGTTCGTTCATTGCTCCCAGTGCGCTTGCCAAATGGTCGCCAGTCCAAGCTGCTGCCAGCGAGTCGGATAACACCATCAGCATCCTTGATGTGATCGGACAAGACTGGTGGAGCGGCGAGGGTGTGACCTCTAAGCGTATCGCCGGAGCGCTGCGGGCGATTGGCTCTGACAAGGACGTGGTGGTCAACATCAACAGTCCTGGCGGCGATATGTTCGAGGGCATCGCCATCTACAACCAGTTGCGCGAGCACAAGGGCAAGGTGACAGTAAATGTTCTCGGGATTGCAGCCTCCGCAGCCTCGATCATCACGATGGCAGCTGACGAAATCCGCATCGGGCGACCTTCGTTCCTGATGATCCACAACTGCTGGTCAGTCTGTGTAGGAAACCGCTACGACATGGCTGCAGCCGCCGAGCAAATGGCTCCGTTTGATGCGGCAATGGCTGATGTCTACCACGCACGAACCGGCGTAGACCCCAAAGAAATCGCGTCCATGATGGACAAAGAGACATGGATTGGCGGGTCTGCGGCAGTCGAAAAGGGCTGGGCTGACGCGCTGATGGATGACTCCGAGATCGGCGAGTCCGACACCAAGACAAAGGCTGCTGCAGTGCGACGAATGGAAGCAGCTTTGCGTGCGAGCGGCATGTCCCGCACTGATGCACAAACCCTTCTCTCTGATTTCAAGTCCGGCCTGAGTGATTCGGTCGGCAATGGCGGCCTGAGCGATTCGGCAGCAAACCAAGTCGCAGCGACATCGCTGCAAAACCTCATCTCCGCCATGAAAGGCAAACAATGA